The following DNA comes from Streptomyces sp. NBC_00690.
GCTTCGCTGCTGCGCCGCGATTCCATCCACGGCCAGTTCAACGGGACGATCTCCGTGGACGAGGAGAACAGCAAGATCATTGCCAATGGCAATGAGATCAAGGTGATCTACTCCGACGATCCGACGTCCGTGGACTACACGGAGTACGGCATCAAGGATGCCATCCTCATCGACAACACCGGCAAGTGGCGCGACCGCGAGGGCCTGTCGAAGCACCTCCAGCCTGGCATCGCCAAGGTCGTCCTGACCGCGCCCGGCAAGGGGGACGTCCCCAACGTCGTCCACGGTGTGAACCACGACATGATCAAGCCGGATGAGCAGATCCTCTCCTGTGCGTCTTGCACCACCAACGCCATCGTCCCGCCGCTGAAGGCGATGGCGGACGAGTACGGCGTACTGCGCGGGCACGTGGAGACCGTCCACTCGTTCACCAACGATCAGAACCTGCTGGACAACTACCACAACTCGGACCGTCGTGGCCGTTCGGCGCCGTTGAACATGGTCATCACCGAGACGGGTGCGGCCTCTGCGGTTGCCAAGGCGCTGCCGGAACTGAACGCCAAGATCACCGGCAGTTCGATCCGCGTGCCCGTACCGGACGTCTCCATTGCGATCCTGAGCTTGCAGCTCGCCCGCGAAACCACTCGCGAAGAGGTCCTCGACCACCTTCGCCAGGTGTCGCTGACCTCGCCGCTCAAGCGCCAGATCGACTTCACCAGCGCCCCGGACGCGGTGTCGAGCGACTTCATCGGTTCGCGACACGCGTCGATCGTGGACGCGGGTGCCACGAAGGTCGATGGCGACAACGCGATCCTCTACCTCTGGTACGACAACGAGTTCGGCTACTCCTGCCAGGTCATCCGTGTCGTCCAGCACGTGTCCGGGGTGGAGTACCCGACCTACCCGGCTCCCGTCGCCTGATCCCCGCCGTCGGTCCGGGGCGGCAGCCCAGCCACTCGGACCGACATCGGATCCCTACAGTGACACCGCGGTACTGGGGTCGTGTCTGACACGGCCCAGGAGGTCGCCTTCGAGCGCCTGCCCGTACCGCGGTGTCACTGCACCCGGCGCCACGCTGTCCACCGGCACCGCGCCATCTTCCCTGGGAGTCGATCAGCGGCGTTGCGATGCGGCACGACGGACTGTTGGAGTTCTTCGGGCCCGAGGGCGAACCCCTGGCAGCCGCGTTCGTCCCGCCACGGCTCGCCCGCCCTGCTGCGCAGGCCCAAGACCGGTGGACTGACCGCCGACACCCTCACCGCGCTGGCCCACCATCCCCGACTGCACCAACCGCACCGCCCCCAGGGCGCTCGTGGACGTGCAGCCCGCCCCGAACGGCTTCGATGCGTCCGGG
Coding sequences within:
- a CDS encoding glyceraldehyde-3-phosphate dehydrogenase, translated to MTVNEDSFINWKNREEIAESMIPIIGKLHRERDVTILLHSRSLVNKSVVSILKTHRFARQIAGEELSVTETLPFLEALTTLDLGPSQIDIGMLAATYRTDGHGLSVAEFTARAVVGATGANKIERSAPRDVVLYGFGRIGRLLTRLLIEKAGSGNGLRLRAIVVRKGAGQDLVKRASLLRRDSIHGQFNGTISVDEENSKIIANGNEIKVIYSDDPTSVDYTEYGIKDAILIDNTGKWRDREGLSKHLQPGIAKVVLTAPGKGDVPNVVHGVNHDMIKPDEQILSCASCTTNAIVPPLKAMADEYGVLRGHVETVHSFTNDQNLLDNYHNSDRRGRSAPLNMVITETGAASAVAKALPELNAKITGSSIRVPVPDVSIAILSLQLARETTREEVLDHLRQVSLTSPLKRQIDFTSAPDAVSSDFIGSRHASIVDAGATKVDGDNAILYLWYDNEFGYSCQVIRVVQHVSGVEYPTYPAPVA